The Akkermansia sp. RCC_12PD genome contains the following window.
AAACGGAACCGGAGACGGATGATGTGGCCGGAGCCCAGGCTGTCTTCCGGGAGACGGGGGCGGACATCGTGACGTTCACCAGCTCCTCCACGGCGGAGAATTTCTTCAAGCTCGGACTGCCCTGGCCGGCCGGGTGCAAGGCGGCCAGCATCGGCCCCGTGACTACGGATACTTTAAAGGAACTGGGACATCCCCCTGCCATCAAGGCCAGGGAGCATGATATCAACGGCCTGGTGGAAGCCATCCTCAAGGCCTGCGGCAAGTAACGGGGAGAAGGCCGTGGCTCCGCGTGCCTTCTGGCGCATGGTTCCGTCTTGGGACGCCGATGTGTCAGAAGCCCTTGACGGCTTCCCAACTGACGACTTTTCCGTTTTCAAACAGGACGTTGTATGAAATGGGAGGCCTGCCTCCCAGCGGCATGGTTACGCCGACTCCGGTACCGACGCCGGAGTCCCTGCCGCGGAATCCGCCCCCGCCCAGCCCCAGGGACCAGCCTGTGCCGCTACGCGTGTAAATCCAACGTTCCGTATTTTTGCCGTTGCTCCACCCCGCCATTTTCTGTTCCGGTTCCCCCCAGGCCAGAAGGACGGCCTCCGGACTCATTCCTTTTTCCAGTTCTCCCCGTGCTACTTTGACTTGCTGTTCCTTTGGCAGTTGCTGGTAAACCGGCATGTTTTTGGCGATGCGGTCGGACGGCGTAGGGGAACAGGCCGCCAGCAGGGCGATGCAGGCCGGAAACAGAACGGGAAAAAGGCTTCTTTTCATCATCCGGTTTCATAGCATGCGGCTGCGCGGCTGGCAAGGGAACAGCGAGGCTGTACCGTGTGAGAAATAGCGGAAATGCCCTTAATCCTGACATAAAGGGGCACTTTTTCCGTAGATACATAATTGGTGATTGACAAGGATGGGGGGTAGGGGAGTAGGAATTCACCTCCAGATGCAACGCGCCGCCAGGAGCGGTTTTTGACGTGCACGTATTTTCCACTATTTTCATCTTTCCGAGCCTTTCATATGTCCAAAACCTTAATTATAGCAGAAAAGCCGAGCGTAGCCACTGATTTGGCGAGAGTTCTCGGCAAAGAGCTTGGAAAATTCACCCGTGACAAGTCCGGTTCCTTTTACCAGAACGACAAAGCCATCATCACCTCCGCCGTAGGCCATCTTCTGGAGCAGAAGAAGCCCATGACGGAGGGCGGCAAGTCGCTTCCCTGGAAGTTCGATTATCTGCCCGTCATTCCCAAGTCCTTTGAACTGGAGCCCATCAAGCAGTCCGAAGACCGTTTGAAAAAGGTTCTTCAGCTTGCCAAGAGCAAGGATGTGACGGAAATCGTCAACGCATGCGATGCCGGCCGCGAAGGGGAATTGATTTTTCACAACCTGGTGCGGTACGGAAAGTGGACAAAGCCCGCGCGCCGCCTCTGGATGCAGTCCATGACGGACGAGGCCATTTTGAACGCCTGGCACAGCATGCGCAGCGAGGCAGACATGCAGCCGCTGACCAACGCCGCCGTCTGCCGTTCCGAGTCCGACTGGCTGATAGGCCTGAACAGCACCCGCGCCCTGACCATTCTTCAATCCCGCGGAGGGTTCAGCGTAACGCCCGCCGGACGCGTCCAAACGCCGACGCTCGCCATCCTGACGCAGCGCGAACTGGAGATCCAGGCGTTTGAACCGGAACCCTATTCCGAGGTGTGGGCGGATTTCGGCGTTCAATCCGGAGTTTATTCCGGCCGCTGGATTGACCGTGACTGGAAGAAGAACGACAATCCCCATTCCCGTGCGGAGCGCATCTGGGATTCGGCGCTGGCCACCGTCATCCGCGACCGCTGCCGGGGCAAGTCCGGTACGGTAACGGAAGAAAAAAAGCCCGTCACGACGATTGCCCCTCTGCTGTACGATTTGACTTCCCTCCAGAGGGAGGCCGCCAACCGTTACGGCTTTTCCGCCAAAAGGACGCTCCAGCTGGCCCAGGAGTGCTATGAAAAGCACAAAGTGCTGACTTATCCCCGTACGGATTCCCGCTACCTGCCGGAAGATTATCTGGGCAAGGTGTACGGCATTGTCGGCGCCGTGGCTGAGGAGAATGCGGAGTTCGCCCCCTTTGCCAGAGACATTCTGGATAACAAGCGGGTGAAGCCCAACAGACGCGTGTTCGACACCAAGAAGGTAAGCGACCACTTCGCCATTATTCCGACGGGCAAGATCGAAAAACTGAGCGGCGACGTGCAGAAGCTTTTTGAAATGGTCATGGCGCGTTTCCTGGCCGTTTTCTTCCCTCCCGCTGTTTTTGAAGATACCAGACGAACCACTCTTATCGACCATCGGGACGGCGTCACGGACGCCTTCCTGACCACGGGGCGCGTGCTCGTGGAACCCGGCTGGCAGGCCGTGTACGGCCGCAAGACCGGCAGCTCCTCCAAGGAGGAACTGGTGCCGGTGCAGGACGGCGAACAGGCTGCCGTGCGCGAAATCGAGATACGCAACGCCATGACCAAGCCCCCGGCCCGCTATAATGAAGCCACCTTGCTGGCCGCCATGGAAGGTGCCGGAAAACTGGTGCATGACGAAGAATTGGCTGCCGCCATGAGCGAACGCGGCCTGGGTACGCCCGCCACCCGCGCCTCTATCATTGAAGGTCTGATTTCCCAGGAATACATTGCCCGCGACGGCAGGGACCTGCTGGCAACGCGGCGCGGCATTGAATTGATCGCCCTGCTGGAACGCATCGGTCTGAAAACTCTGACATCCCCCAGCCTGACCGGAGAATGGGAATACAAGCTCAAGCAGATGGAGCAGGCGTCCCTGGGCCGGGAATCCTTCATGGACGGCATCAAGAAGCTAACCGGGGAGATTGTGAAGCGCGTCCATGACTTCCAGGAAGCCCAGCAGCAGGTGGAACTGCCGGAAATCGACCTGGATTGCCCGTGTTGCCATGTCCACGGTCTGAAGAATACGCTGGATGCAGTTTCCTGCCGTTCCTGCAAGTTCAGCATCCGCAAGGTGATTTCCGGCCGCGAAATGGCGGATGAAGAGTTGAAGACCCTGATTGTGGACGGCAAGACGGGGATTCTGCAAGGATTTACATCCCGCTTCGGCAAGCCCTTTGAGGCAGGTTTGGAACTTAACGACAAGTGCCGCGCCGCCTTGTACTTCCCCGCCAGGGAGGAGGACGAGTCGACGGTTAATGAAGAAGCCGTGAAGGCCGCCAGCGTCACCGTTCCCGGTATGGGAGAGCACGACGTGATGGAAACCGCCAAGGCATGGAAACTGCCTACCCTGACAGTAGGGAAGGAACATACTCCCGTTTCCGTGGCCCGCACCATCCTGGGCCGTGAAATTCCCCTGGACCAGGTGTTGAAGATCCTTTCGGAGGGCAAATCGGATTTGATGAAGGGATTCATTTCCCAGCGCACCAAGCGTCCGTTTGACGCCTATCTTGTGTTCAATGCCAAGTTGGGCAAGATCGGCTTTGAATTCCCGCCCCGGGAAAAGAAGTTCCCTGCCAGGAAAACGGGAGCCTCCGGGAAGAATGCCAAAGAGGGAAAGGCGAAGGAAAGCAAACCGAAGTCGAAATAGGGAATTTTCCCTGTAGAGGCATGGATTGCGGATTTCCCCTGCCGCACAAAGGATAATCGGCAATGCTGAGAGGAGAAGCATCCTTCTGCCGGATGCGGCTGCTTTCTAACGGCGGATTTTCCGGCAGCAGCGATTCCAACCATCTTTTTGCCGGGGGCGTGAAGGGTTCCGCTTGGCCTGCGGCGGAGGGATGGGTGGAAAAAGCTTTTTCCCCTTCTTCCTTGTGCTAGTCTGGAACTGCAACCCGTTTTCCCTGTGATGAAACATGCATTAATCCTTATGTTGGCGTGGTGCGGCATATGCTGCAGCCTGGCGGAAGATTATCCTTTCCCGGGAGAACGGGAATGGGTCTCCAAGTTAGGAGACGTGGTGAAGGGAACTTTTCAGTCCTGTACAGGAACCAAAGTGGCGGTCAAGGTGGGCCGCAAGCGTGTGGAGATTCCCTTGAACCGCCTGGATGAGGAGGATGCCGCGCTGGTCCGTTCCCTGACGGGAACAACAGCCCGGCGGGATATCAAGCTGGCGGAAACGTTCTGGCCGTATATCATGAAAGAGCTTGAAAAGGTTACCTGGATTCCGGTGGAAAGGGACATATCCCCGAGATTCAGCGGGGCCGCCCGGAAAGCCGCCACCAAGACCGTAGCGGGAATGAGGAAGGTGGACGGTTTTTCCTGCACGACTTCCCTTACTTCCATCAGAGGGAATCCCTTCCTGATACGGGAATATTACCGTCCGCAAGTCCGTCCTGCGAGTGGAGGGGGTCCGAAAAATTTCGATATGATTCTGGAGAATGGAGAAGTTTACGCCTGCTACGATACGGGAAAGGGGTTGCTGGCGCCGGAAAAACACCTCCTTGAGGCGCGGACGGAAATGCGCGGTCCGGTATCCTCTCTTCTGCCGGCGGGGGAGAAGATTGCCGCCCGTGAATCAAAAACTTTCAGCAATGCTGATTATTCCCTGAGTATGGCAAAGAATTCCGTCAAGGGCGGCTACGAGACATGCAAACCCAATTTCCTGACCCGGAAGATTCTGTCTTTCCAATGGAATGCGGAGGGGAAAATGGTCTGCGGCGTCATGAAGCTGGAATACGACAATGCCCGGGTGGCCGTTCTGTTTGATGCGGAAAAGAAGCTCATGAACGCTCCGGGCCTGGGGTACGCCGTGATGATTTCCCGCATGAACAAGAAGAGCCGGGACCCCAAGGTAAAGGATGAGCATTATTACCATGTGGGTCTGGCTGCGGACGGGCTGCCCGTTTACCACCATGAAGGGCCGGAGAACGAGGCTGGAATGGACCCGTTGCGGTACGGGGAGCTCCGGGAGTCAGAGAAGAAGGTCATAGCTGAAAAGGAGAAGGAACGGGAAAGGGCGTTTCGGGCCAAATTGGAAGCACGGCAGCGTCTGGTGGAGTCCGCCAGGAAGAGGAACGGATAAGAGGATGTTTTTCCGGGAAGATTATTCCTCGGGAAAATAATCCGGATGGATGGAATAGTTGCCGGGAGCGTCCAGCGTTTCAATGAGGGCCATGTCCTCTCCGTCCAGAGAAAAGTCAAAAACGTCCAGATTGGCACGGATTCTGTTCTTGTGCGCGGATTTGGGCAGAGGCACGATGCCGCGTTGCAGCACCCAGCGGATGCAAATCTGGGCGACGGATTTGCCGTGCTTGTCCGCGATGCGGCGCAGAATCGGTTCCTCCAGCGCGCCTCCCCTGGCCAGAGGCCCCCATGATTCCACGAGGATGCCGTTTTCCCGGCAGAAGGCGGCCGTGGCTGTCTGGTGGTACCGGGGATTGATTTCAAGCTGGTTGACCATGGGCATAACCTCGGCCCGGTCCATCAGGGCCTCCAGATGGTGGGGGAGGAAGTTGCTTACGCCGATGGCCTTGATCCGTCCGTCCCGGTAGAGTTGTTCCATGGCTTTCCAGGTTTCCCGGTTGAGCTGCCGGTAGTCGTCCGCATGCCCGGCGGGCACGGGCCAGTGGATCAGGTACAAGTCCAGGTAGTCCATTTGAAGAAGCTGCATGGAGGCGTCAAATGCCCTCAGGGTGCTGTCGTATCCCTGGTCCGTGTTCCAGATTTTGCTGGTGATGAATATTTCTTCCCGCGGCAGGGCGCTTTCACGCACGGCGCGGCCCACCGTGTCTTCATTGCCGTACAGGCTGGCCGTGTCTATCAGGCGGTAGCCCGCTTCCAGCGCGTCCAGGATGCAGCGGACCCCGGCCTCGTCGTCAGGGGACAGGTACGTTCCGTAACCGATGCCGGGCATCGGCAGCCCGTTGTTCAGACGGTGCGTATCTCCGGGAGAAGTGATGGTGCTCATGCTTTCCATGAAGCACCCTTTGCCGGGGCGCGTAAAGAGGCCTTATTGTCATGAAAGCGGCATGCAGGAGCCGCATCGCAAACGGGTGGAGAGGCTACTTCCCGGCCTGGAGGCAGCGGTAATAGTAGTCCACGCGGGAGATGAACCAGCTCCATTTATAACCGGGACGCCCGTTGGTCATCAGAGGGGCGGGGCAGTTTTTTCCGGACCAGTAGTTATGGGGGACTACGTTGCGCAGGGGAACTCCGTACCGTTGCATGAGCAGGGCGGTCAGCTTGGCCGTCTTGTTGTAGATGATGGCGGGGTTATGGGTGGTGCATTCGCACATTTCAATGGCTACGGAGTATTTGTCTCCCGGACCGGAATGGTCCGCGTGATGGCCTGTTTCCGTCGTGGGAATGTGCTGGTAGGCTCCGAACTGGTCGACCGTGAAGTGCCAGTTCAAACTGCGGGATTTGCCGCTGTTCAGATAGCGGGAATGGGCGTTGGCGTCCCCCTTGGGGTTGGCCGTGCTGTGGATGGTGATGAAGCGGGGGGTCATGGAGGAAGCCCGCTTCCGGGCATAAGTGCTTTTGGGCATGTAAGATACGCGGATACCTACTTCCCGGCTCATCTGGTTCATGGAGCGCGGCACGACCGGGGCGTTTTGCGGTTTGAAGGAGATGGCAGGCGGCCTCATTTTGTCGTTCTGGGAACAGCCGGCGAATGTCAGGGCCGCAAACACGGCAAGAAGGCCCGTCCAAAAAGATCTGTATTCCATGTGCCTGTTCTAGAAACAGGCCGGAGCGATTGCAAGCAGAATTTGGAATTAGTTTACTCAAACTAAGTTGCCGTGTCATGCCTGCCTTGAAACGGGGAGGGCCATGCGTGCGTGCACAGCCCGCGCTTCCGGGAAGAGGCGCACGGACTGTCTGCACGAATTCCGTACCGGATTTCCCGGTATGGAATGGTTATTTAAGGATTTGCGTAAGCACGTATTGCAGGATGCCTCCGGCCAAGTAGTATTCCTTTTCAATGGGGGTGTCAATGCGGACGACTACGGGAATGTCAAAGGCCGGAGCGTCTGCGGGCTGCACGCGCAGGGTGACCTGCTGGCGCGGGGCAATGCCGTTGTTCAGGCCGAGAATGGAGAAAGTGACATCCTTCAACGGAGCGATGCGGTCGTAATCCTCCTTGTTGGCGAAGTTGAGCGGCAGTACGCCCATGCCGATGAGATTGGAACGGTGGATGCGTTCAAAGCTCTTGGTTACCACGGCTTTCACGCCCAGCAGGTTCGTTCCCTTGGCCGCCCAGTCCCGGGAGGAGCCCATGCCGTAGTCTTCCCCGCCGATGACGATCAGGGGGGTGTTATCACGGGCATAGGCCATGGCGGCATCGTAAATGAAGGCGGGGGAGCCCGCGGAGGCGGGGATGTTCTTGTCCGGGGCCGGGATTTCCCTGTTCCCGAAGTACAG
Protein-coding sequences here:
- a CDS encoding N-acetylmuramoyl-L-alanine amidase, giving the protein MEYRSFWTGLLAVFAALTFAGCSQNDKMRPPAISFKPQNAPVVPRSMNQMSREVGIRVSYMPKSTYARKRASSMTPRFITIHSTANPKGDANAHSRYLNSGKSRSLNWHFTVDQFGAYQHIPTTETGHHADHSGPGDKYSVAIEMCECTTHNPAIIYNKTAKLTALLMQRYGVPLRNVVPHNYWSGKNCPAPLMTNGRPGYKWSWFISRVDYYYRCLQAGK
- a CDS encoding aldo/keto reductase, giving the protein MSTITSPGDTHRLNNGLPMPGIGYGTYLSPDDEAGVRCILDALEAGYRLIDTASLYGNEDTVGRAVRESALPREEIFITSKIWNTDQGYDSTLRAFDASMQLLQMDYLDLYLIHWPVPAGHADDYRQLNRETWKAMEQLYRDGRIKAIGVSNFLPHHLEALMDRAEVMPMVNQLEINPRYHQTATAAFCRENGILVESWGPLARGGALEEPILRRIADKHGKSVAQICIRWVLQRGIVPLPKSAHKNRIRANLDVFDFSLDGEDMALIETLDAPGNYSIHPDYFPEE
- a CDS encoding DNA topoisomerase; this translates as MSKTLIIAEKPSVATDLARVLGKELGKFTRDKSGSFYQNDKAIITSAVGHLLEQKKPMTEGGKSLPWKFDYLPVIPKSFELEPIKQSEDRLKKVLQLAKSKDVTEIVNACDAGREGELIFHNLVRYGKWTKPARRLWMQSMTDEAILNAWHSMRSEADMQPLTNAAVCRSESDWLIGLNSTRALTILQSRGGFSVTPAGRVQTPTLAILTQRELEIQAFEPEPYSEVWADFGVQSGVYSGRWIDRDWKKNDNPHSRAERIWDSALATVIRDRCRGKSGTVTEEKKPVTTIAPLLYDLTSLQREAANRYGFSAKRTLQLAQECYEKHKVLTYPRTDSRYLPEDYLGKVYGIVGAVAEENAEFAPFARDILDNKRVKPNRRVFDTKKVSDHFAIIPTGKIEKLSGDVQKLFEMVMARFLAVFFPPAVFEDTRRTTLIDHRDGVTDAFLTTGRVLVEPGWQAVYGRKTGSSSKEELVPVQDGEQAAVREIEIRNAMTKPPARYNEATLLAAMEGAGKLVHDEELAAAMSERGLGTPATRASIIEGLISQEYIARDGRDLLATRRGIELIALLERIGLKTLTSPSLTGEWEYKLKQMEQASLGRESFMDGIKKLTGEIVKRVHDFQEAQQQVELPEIDLDCPCCHVHGLKNTLDAVSCRSCKFSIRKVISGREMADEELKTLIVDGKTGILQGFTSRFGKPFEAGLELNDKCRAALYFPAREEDESTVNEEAVKAASVTVPGMGEHDVMETAKAWKLPTLTVGKEHTPVSVARTILGREIPLDQVLKILSEGKSDLMKGFISQRTKRPFDAYLVFNAKLGKIGFEFPPREKKFPARKTGASGKNAKEGKAKESKPKSK